One genomic segment of Ricinus communis isolate WT05 ecotype wild-type chromosome 5, ASM1957865v1, whole genome shotgun sequence includes these proteins:
- the LOC8271447 gene encoding uncharacterized protein LOC8271447 isoform X1, producing MASPKMGILVFLRLFICIAVMALGALHSAESILLIHIHGAPPKHSRFTNAAFRYSVQRPDGTDACNNVGCSISCKIDGHILRSCPANAIELKNLTANQEHNFLLNVTTHDGEKNTSSYSWFIDTVPPTATISSDQNYTDAQKVTIDVTFSEVCTGMRGFKCINSSNCDVLLDGPAYVEASSLHVIEPNIKFRLDIIVSMKSIYGRVVVRVADNFCTDKAGNSFKRSNDSIMVLHFDRRPVLVDLWMPVPSYVMEISGFPRTVLATNKMEDLKIFLDFSIPIMNSTEELLNALRVNSGNILPVFSANHGNRKFVYQLNNISKTEIITVQLDAGLVIGKTGTPVSPVGALTVLFDSTKPEVGLSTSSLNATKASNINVIVEFTKPVFGFEASMVKVEGGKLTRFRELSGALYSFTVLAITPNMVFIVIPEGKVNDISGNLNLASNQLEVKHYSTPAISMALHSFITAGVLATSLAAAALSLASANLGAIGALAPGNTNNVAPNPSMNLHGLYGHLQVFVLSDWFSANHPIEYSETTKGLRWIIPRQKLPWKKNGSPTWPNHVYLADKNFYRLPLGFPYHIRDDTSFNLDLTYSFDLQDQRPFLAVIDPNFAWLHEHNISMKSAPYGLPLNSREYFTNFLVGICYLASIVKLLTIICKILLELYLHVLQRGEPLSASNVVKRMANYKGWEDLEMNLFFLGVGGGSLFMIHILILLFLRWRIGASSAHGILSFPRFELLLLILALPCVSQASAFVMRGGTVGGIITGALLLVIPAALIFSVSIFLLIAVFPGSFAQYKEMRHVDITESWYTKLWLFFIGRPVFGKWFFGEGLPSSFLPRFGILFEDRKGPPLYVFVDQNDPSTRLKWTGSGQTGIGRMRALSSDESNEEIKTPLARRILGCVRSSYIILDLLRRVSLGIISGARSSQTSRKSHFALVITLLQFIFLFLLKPYIRRGVQVVESISLLCEVGIFGLSIASNHLNPLEARNPGYIMLALLFLTFIAQIINEWYALIKCILGLSRPKRNSFRLGLKFAAKGLVLPFLPRKHWSGVIPNSSQMKTGLSTILPPETEFVTRDATIENVEPYRAMTATVVPVLSPGSPSDLDVTLRTSSTPAEATLTEQRAGKGKTSKCERKNELKKLRELAKASFAGVSKSDEGRSASYKFKEQNFSPKTSCHPQASTSKTRD from the exons ATGGCATCTCCTAAAATGGGAATCCTAGTGTTTTTAAGACTTTTTATTTGCATTGCAGTAATGGCATTAGGTGCATTACACTCAGCTGAGTCAATACTTCTCATCCATATTCATGGGGCTCCTCCAAAACATTCAAGGTTTACTAATGCTGCTTTTCGGTACTCGGTACAAAGGCCAGATGGTACCGATGCTTGTAACAATGTTGGGTGTTCAATTTCTTGTAAG ATTGATGGCCATATTTTGAGATCATGCCCAGCTAATGCCATAGAGTTGAAAAACTTAACTGCAAATCAGGAACACAATTTTCTTCTCAATGTCACAACTCATGATGGAGAGAAAAACACATCATCTTATTCCTGGTTTATTG ACACAGTTCCACCGACTGCAACAATATCTAGTGATCAGAACTACACAGATGCTCAAAAAGTAACCATTGATGTTACATTCAGTGAAGTTTGTACCGGAATGAGAGGCTTCAAATGTATTAACTCGTCAAATTGTGAT gTCCTCTTAGATGGTCCAGCTTACGTTGAAGCTTCTTCATTACACGTGATTGAACCTAACATTAAATTCAGACTAGACATAATTGTTTCTATGAAAAGTATTTACGGGCGAGTAGTAGTTAGAGTGGCAGATAACTTTTGTACAGACAAGGCCGGAAACAGTTTTAAGAGGAGTAATGATTCCATTATGGTTCTTCACTTTG ATAGAAGACCAGTATTAGTGGATTTGTGGATGCCAGTTCCATCATATGTGATGGAGATCAGTGGGTTCCCAAGAACTGTTCTAGCAACTAACAAAATGGAGGACCTAAAAATATTCTTGGATTTTAGCATTCCCATTATGAATTCAACAGAAGAACTCCTTAATGCCTTGCGGGTGAATTCGGGTAATATATTACCTGTTTTTAGTGCAAATCATGGCAATCGCAAATTTGTTTATCAA CTCAACAATATATCGAAGACTGAAATTATCACAGTTCAACTAGATGCTGGATTAGTAATTGGCAAGACAGGCACTCCTGTCTCACCTGTGGGAGCACTCACAGTACTATTTG ATTCAACGAAGCCTGAGGTAGGGCTAAGTACCAGCTCACTGAATGCGACGAAGGCATCCAACATCAATGTGATTGTTGAGTTTACAAAGCCAGTTTTTGGGTTTGAGGCTTCCATGGTAAAAGTAGAAGGGGGGAAACTTACAAG GTTTCGCGAGCTTTCAGGAGCTCTTTATTCATTCACTGTCCTTGCCATAACTCCAAACATGGTCTTCATCGTTATTCCTGAAGGAAAAGTAAATGACATTTCAGGAAATCTAAATTTGGCTTCTAACCAACTTGAAGTTAAACATT ACTCAACCCCTGCAATATCAATGGCACTACACTCCTTCATTACTGCTGGAGTATTAGCTACATCACTGGCAGCTGCTGCACTGTCCCTTGCTTCAGCAAATCTTGGAGCAATAGGCGCTCTTGCCCCAGGTAATACCAACAATGTCGCTCCAAACCCGTCAATGAATCTACAT GGACTGTATGGGCATCTTCAAGTGTTTGTCCTCTCGGATTGGTTCTCAGCTAACCATCCAATTGAATATTCAGAGACAACAAAAGGTTTGAGATGGATCATACCCCGTCAAAAGCTTCCATGGAAAAAGAATGGCAGTCCAACCTGGCCTAACCATGTTTATTTGGCTGACAAAAATTTCTACAGATTACCCCTTGGATTTCCCTATCATATAAGAGATGACACTTCATTTAATCTAGATTTAACTTATTCTTTCGATTTGCAAGATCAACGACCCTTTCTTGCTGTAATAGACCCAAACTTTGCTTGGCTTCATGAACATAATATAAGCATGAAAAGTGCGCCATACGGACTACCGCTTAATTCCAGAGAGTATTTCACTAATTTTTTGGTTGGTATCTGTTATCTAGCATCCATAGTTAAGTTATTAACTATAATCTGTAAGATATTATTAGAGCTATATTTACATGTCCTGCAGAGAGGAGAGCCGCTGTCTGCTAGCAATGTTGTGAAGAGAATGGCAAATTACAAAGG GTGGGAAGACTTGGAGATGAACTTGTTCTTTCTTGGAGTAGGAGGCGGCAGTTTGTTTATGATTCATATTCTAATTTTGCTTTTCCTAAGATGGAGAATTGGAGCATCATCAGCTCATGGGATACTTTCATTTCCTAGGTTTGAGCTTCTTCTTCTGATTCTCGCATTACCTTGCGTCTCTCAGGCATCAGCATTTGTTATGAGAG GCGGTACAGTTGGAGGAATCATCACTGGTGCTTTGTTGCTGGTTATTCCAGCAGCACTTATTTTCTCAGTtagcatttttcttttaattgctGTCTTCCCAGGCAGTTTTGCTCAGTATAAGGAAATGAGGCATGTGGATATAACAGAATCATGGTATACAAAGCTATGGCTCTTCTTCATTGGTAGGCCAGTATTTGGAAAATGGTTTTTTGGGGAAGGACTGCCTTCCTCTTTTCTTCCACGCTTTGGAATCCTATTTGAGGATCGAAAAGGTCCTCCATTATATGTCTTTGTCGATCAAAATGACCCTAGCACCAGACTGAAATGGACTGGAAGTGGCCAAACTGGGATAGGCAGAATGAGGGCTCTAAGCTCAGATGAAAGCAATGAAGAAATCAAAACACCCTTAGCAAGGAGAATATTAGGGTGTGTTAGATCATCCTACATTATTCTTGATCTTCTAAGAAGAGTCAGCTTGGGTATCATATCTGGAGCTCGATCTTCTCAAACATCAAGGAAAAGCCATTTTGCACTGGTGATCACATTATTACAGTTCATATTCCTGTTTCTTCTCAAACCATATATCAGAAGGGGAGTTCAGGTGGTAGAAAGTATTTCTCTATTGTGTGAGGTAGGCATTTTTGGTTTGTCCATCGCTTCTAATCATTTGAATCCCTTAGAAGCAAGGAATCCGGGATATATAATGTTGGCTCTCCTCTTCCTAACCTTCATTGCTCAAATTATAAATGAGTGGTATGCACTGATAAAATGCATTTTAGGACTCTCTAGGCCTAAGAGGAATTCTTTCAGGCTTGGATTGAAGTTTGCTGCTAAAGGTCTTGTATTGCCTTTCCTTCCAAGGAAGCATTGGTCAGGAGTTATACCTAATTCTTCCCAAATGAAAACAGGCTTATCCACCATCCTGCCTCCAGAAACAGAATTCGTAACAAGAGATGCAACAATAGAAAATGTAGAACCTTATAGGGCCATGACAGCCACAGTTGTTCCTGTGCTAAGCCCTGGTTCACCATCAGACCTGGATGTTACTCTGAGAACAAGTTCCACTCCTGCAGAAGCAACACTTACTGAGCAGAGAGCAGGAAAAGGGAAAACATCGAAATGTGAACGAAAGAACGAGCTGAAGAAGCTGAGGGAGCTAGCAAAAGCTAGTTTTGCAGGCGTTTCGAAGAGCGATGAAGGTAGAAGTGCAAgctataaatttaaagagcAAAATTTCTCTCCTAAAACGTCATGTCATCCTCAAGCCTCCACTTCTAAAACCAGAGACTAA
- the LOC8271447 gene encoding uncharacterized protein LOC8271447 isoform X2, translating to MASPKMGILVFLRLFICIAVMALGALHSAESILLIHIHGAPPKHSRFTNAAFRYSVQRPDGTDACNNVGCSISCKIDGHILRSCPANAIELKNLTANQEHNFLLNVTTHDGEKNTSSYSWFIDTVPPTATISSDQNYTDAQKVTIDVTFSEVCTGMRGFKCINSSNCDVLLDGPAYVEASSLHVIEPNIKFRLDIIVSMKSIYGRVVVRVADNFCTDKAGNSFKRSNDSIMVLHFDRRPVLVDLWMPVPSYVMEISGFPRTVLATNKMEDLKIFLDFSIPIMNSTEELLNALRVNSGNILPVFSANHGNRKFVYQLNNISKTEIITVQLDAGLVIGKTGTPVSPVGALTVLFDSTKPEVGLSTSSLNATKASNINVIVEFTKPVFGFEASMVKVEGGKLTRFRELSGALYSFTVLAITPNMVFIVIPEGKVNDISGNLNLASNQLEVKHYSTPAISMALHSFITAGVLATSLAAAALSLASANLGAIGALAPGNTNNVAPNPSMNLHGLYGHLQVFVLSDWFSANHPIEYSETTKGLRWIIPRQKLPWKKNGSPTWPNHVYLADKNFYRLPLGFPYHIRDDTSFNLDLTYSFDLQDQRPFLAVIDPNFAWLHEHNISMKSAPYGLPLNSREYFTNFLRGEPLSASNVVKRMANYKGWEDLEMNLFFLGVGGGSLFMIHILILLFLRWRIGASSAHGILSFPRFELLLLILALPCVSQASAFVMRGGTVGGIITGALLLVIPAALIFSVSIFLLIAVFPGSFAQYKEMRHVDITESWYTKLWLFFIGRPVFGKWFFGEGLPSSFLPRFGILFEDRKGPPLYVFVDQNDPSTRLKWTGSGQTGIGRMRALSSDESNEEIKTPLARRILGCVRSSYIILDLLRRVSLGIISGARSSQTSRKSHFALVITLLQFIFLFLLKPYIRRGVQVVESISLLCEVGIFGLSIASNHLNPLEARNPGYIMLALLFLTFIAQIINEWYALIKCILGLSRPKRNSFRLGLKFAAKGLVLPFLPRKHWSGVIPNSSQMKTGLSTILPPETEFVTRDATIENVEPYRAMTATVVPVLSPGSPSDLDVTLRTSSTPAEATLTEQRAGKGKTSKCERKNELKKLRELAKASFAGVSKSDEGRSASYKFKEQNFSPKTSCHPQASTSKTRD from the exons ATGGCATCTCCTAAAATGGGAATCCTAGTGTTTTTAAGACTTTTTATTTGCATTGCAGTAATGGCATTAGGTGCATTACACTCAGCTGAGTCAATACTTCTCATCCATATTCATGGGGCTCCTCCAAAACATTCAAGGTTTACTAATGCTGCTTTTCGGTACTCGGTACAAAGGCCAGATGGTACCGATGCTTGTAACAATGTTGGGTGTTCAATTTCTTGTAAG ATTGATGGCCATATTTTGAGATCATGCCCAGCTAATGCCATAGAGTTGAAAAACTTAACTGCAAATCAGGAACACAATTTTCTTCTCAATGTCACAACTCATGATGGAGAGAAAAACACATCATCTTATTCCTGGTTTATTG ACACAGTTCCACCGACTGCAACAATATCTAGTGATCAGAACTACACAGATGCTCAAAAAGTAACCATTGATGTTACATTCAGTGAAGTTTGTACCGGAATGAGAGGCTTCAAATGTATTAACTCGTCAAATTGTGAT gTCCTCTTAGATGGTCCAGCTTACGTTGAAGCTTCTTCATTACACGTGATTGAACCTAACATTAAATTCAGACTAGACATAATTGTTTCTATGAAAAGTATTTACGGGCGAGTAGTAGTTAGAGTGGCAGATAACTTTTGTACAGACAAGGCCGGAAACAGTTTTAAGAGGAGTAATGATTCCATTATGGTTCTTCACTTTG ATAGAAGACCAGTATTAGTGGATTTGTGGATGCCAGTTCCATCATATGTGATGGAGATCAGTGGGTTCCCAAGAACTGTTCTAGCAACTAACAAAATGGAGGACCTAAAAATATTCTTGGATTTTAGCATTCCCATTATGAATTCAACAGAAGAACTCCTTAATGCCTTGCGGGTGAATTCGGGTAATATATTACCTGTTTTTAGTGCAAATCATGGCAATCGCAAATTTGTTTATCAA CTCAACAATATATCGAAGACTGAAATTATCACAGTTCAACTAGATGCTGGATTAGTAATTGGCAAGACAGGCACTCCTGTCTCACCTGTGGGAGCACTCACAGTACTATTTG ATTCAACGAAGCCTGAGGTAGGGCTAAGTACCAGCTCACTGAATGCGACGAAGGCATCCAACATCAATGTGATTGTTGAGTTTACAAAGCCAGTTTTTGGGTTTGAGGCTTCCATGGTAAAAGTAGAAGGGGGGAAACTTACAAG GTTTCGCGAGCTTTCAGGAGCTCTTTATTCATTCACTGTCCTTGCCATAACTCCAAACATGGTCTTCATCGTTATTCCTGAAGGAAAAGTAAATGACATTTCAGGAAATCTAAATTTGGCTTCTAACCAACTTGAAGTTAAACATT ACTCAACCCCTGCAATATCAATGGCACTACACTCCTTCATTACTGCTGGAGTATTAGCTACATCACTGGCAGCTGCTGCACTGTCCCTTGCTTCAGCAAATCTTGGAGCAATAGGCGCTCTTGCCCCAGGTAATACCAACAATGTCGCTCCAAACCCGTCAATGAATCTACAT GGACTGTATGGGCATCTTCAAGTGTTTGTCCTCTCGGATTGGTTCTCAGCTAACCATCCAATTGAATATTCAGAGACAACAAAAGGTTTGAGATGGATCATACCCCGTCAAAAGCTTCCATGGAAAAAGAATGGCAGTCCAACCTGGCCTAACCATGTTTATTTGGCTGACAAAAATTTCTACAGATTACCCCTTGGATTTCCCTATCATATAAGAGATGACACTTCATTTAATCTAGATTTAACTTATTCTTTCGATTTGCAAGATCAACGACCCTTTCTTGCTGTAATAGACCCAAACTTTGCTTGGCTTCATGAACATAATATAAGCATGAAAAGTGCGCCATACGGACTACCGCTTAATTCCAGAGAGTATTTCACTAATTTTTTG AGAGGAGAGCCGCTGTCTGCTAGCAATGTTGTGAAGAGAATGGCAAATTACAAAGG GTGGGAAGACTTGGAGATGAACTTGTTCTTTCTTGGAGTAGGAGGCGGCAGTTTGTTTATGATTCATATTCTAATTTTGCTTTTCCTAAGATGGAGAATTGGAGCATCATCAGCTCATGGGATACTTTCATTTCCTAGGTTTGAGCTTCTTCTTCTGATTCTCGCATTACCTTGCGTCTCTCAGGCATCAGCATTTGTTATGAGAG GCGGTACAGTTGGAGGAATCATCACTGGTGCTTTGTTGCTGGTTATTCCAGCAGCACTTATTTTCTCAGTtagcatttttcttttaattgctGTCTTCCCAGGCAGTTTTGCTCAGTATAAGGAAATGAGGCATGTGGATATAACAGAATCATGGTATACAAAGCTATGGCTCTTCTTCATTGGTAGGCCAGTATTTGGAAAATGGTTTTTTGGGGAAGGACTGCCTTCCTCTTTTCTTCCACGCTTTGGAATCCTATTTGAGGATCGAAAAGGTCCTCCATTATATGTCTTTGTCGATCAAAATGACCCTAGCACCAGACTGAAATGGACTGGAAGTGGCCAAACTGGGATAGGCAGAATGAGGGCTCTAAGCTCAGATGAAAGCAATGAAGAAATCAAAACACCCTTAGCAAGGAGAATATTAGGGTGTGTTAGATCATCCTACATTATTCTTGATCTTCTAAGAAGAGTCAGCTTGGGTATCATATCTGGAGCTCGATCTTCTCAAACATCAAGGAAAAGCCATTTTGCACTGGTGATCACATTATTACAGTTCATATTCCTGTTTCTTCTCAAACCATATATCAGAAGGGGAGTTCAGGTGGTAGAAAGTATTTCTCTATTGTGTGAGGTAGGCATTTTTGGTTTGTCCATCGCTTCTAATCATTTGAATCCCTTAGAAGCAAGGAATCCGGGATATATAATGTTGGCTCTCCTCTTCCTAACCTTCATTGCTCAAATTATAAATGAGTGGTATGCACTGATAAAATGCATTTTAGGACTCTCTAGGCCTAAGAGGAATTCTTTCAGGCTTGGATTGAAGTTTGCTGCTAAAGGTCTTGTATTGCCTTTCCTTCCAAGGAAGCATTGGTCAGGAGTTATACCTAATTCTTCCCAAATGAAAACAGGCTTATCCACCATCCTGCCTCCAGAAACAGAATTCGTAACAAGAGATGCAACAATAGAAAATGTAGAACCTTATAGGGCCATGACAGCCACAGTTGTTCCTGTGCTAAGCCCTGGTTCACCATCAGACCTGGATGTTACTCTGAGAACAAGTTCCACTCCTGCAGAAGCAACACTTACTGAGCAGAGAGCAGGAAAAGGGAAAACATCGAAATGTGAACGAAAGAACGAGCTGAAGAAGCTGAGGGAGCTAGCAAAAGCTAGTTTTGCAGGCGTTTCGAAGAGCGATGAAGGTAGAAGTGCAAgctataaatttaaagagcAAAATTTCTCTCCTAAAACGTCATGTCATCCTCAAGCCTCCACTTCTAAAACCAGAGACTAA
- the LOC8271447 gene encoding uncharacterized protein LOC8271447 isoform X3: MPVPSYVMEISGFPRTVLATNKMEDLKIFLDFSIPIMNSTEELLNALRVNSGNILPVFSANHGNRKFVYQLNNISKTEIITVQLDAGLVIGKTGTPVSPVGALTVLFDSTKPEVGLSTSSLNATKASNINVIVEFTKPVFGFEASMVKVEGGKLTRFRELSGALYSFTVLAITPNMVFIVIPEGKVNDISGNLNLASNQLEVKHYSTPAISMALHSFITAGVLATSLAAAALSLASANLGAIGALAPGNTNNVAPNPSMNLHGLYGHLQVFVLSDWFSANHPIEYSETTKGLRWIIPRQKLPWKKNGSPTWPNHVYLADKNFYRLPLGFPYHIRDDTSFNLDLTYSFDLQDQRPFLAVIDPNFAWLHEHNISMKSAPYGLPLNSREYFTNFLVGICYLASIVKLLTIICKILLELYLHVLQRGEPLSASNVVKRMANYKGWEDLEMNLFFLGVGGGSLFMIHILILLFLRWRIGASSAHGILSFPRFELLLLILALPCVSQASAFVMRGGTVGGIITGALLLVIPAALIFSVSIFLLIAVFPGSFAQYKEMRHVDITESWYTKLWLFFIGRPVFGKWFFGEGLPSSFLPRFGILFEDRKGPPLYVFVDQNDPSTRLKWTGSGQTGIGRMRALSSDESNEEIKTPLARRILGCVRSSYIILDLLRRVSLGIISGARSSQTSRKSHFALVITLLQFIFLFLLKPYIRRGVQVVESISLLCEVGIFGLSIASNHLNPLEARNPGYIMLALLFLTFIAQIINEWYALIKCILGLSRPKRNSFRLGLKFAAKGLVLPFLPRKHWSGVIPNSSQMKTGLSTILPPETEFVTRDATIENVEPYRAMTATVVPVLSPGSPSDLDVTLRTSSTPAEATLTEQRAGKGKTSKCERKNELKKLRELAKASFAGVSKSDEGRSASYKFKEQNFSPKTSCHPQASTSKTRD; the protein is encoded by the exons ATGCCAGTTCCATCATATGTGATGGAGATCAGTGGGTTCCCAAGAACTGTTCTAGCAACTAACAAAATGGAGGACCTAAAAATATTCTTGGATTTTAGCATTCCCATTATGAATTCAACAGAAGAACTCCTTAATGCCTTGCGGGTGAATTCGGGTAATATATTACCTGTTTTTAGTGCAAATCATGGCAATCGCAAATTTGTTTATCAA CTCAACAATATATCGAAGACTGAAATTATCACAGTTCAACTAGATGCTGGATTAGTAATTGGCAAGACAGGCACTCCTGTCTCACCTGTGGGAGCACTCACAGTACTATTTG ATTCAACGAAGCCTGAGGTAGGGCTAAGTACCAGCTCACTGAATGCGACGAAGGCATCCAACATCAATGTGATTGTTGAGTTTACAAAGCCAGTTTTTGGGTTTGAGGCTTCCATGGTAAAAGTAGAAGGGGGGAAACTTACAAG GTTTCGCGAGCTTTCAGGAGCTCTTTATTCATTCACTGTCCTTGCCATAACTCCAAACATGGTCTTCATCGTTATTCCTGAAGGAAAAGTAAATGACATTTCAGGAAATCTAAATTTGGCTTCTAACCAACTTGAAGTTAAACATT ACTCAACCCCTGCAATATCAATGGCACTACACTCCTTCATTACTGCTGGAGTATTAGCTACATCACTGGCAGCTGCTGCACTGTCCCTTGCTTCAGCAAATCTTGGAGCAATAGGCGCTCTTGCCCCAGGTAATACCAACAATGTCGCTCCAAACCCGTCAATGAATCTACAT GGACTGTATGGGCATCTTCAAGTGTTTGTCCTCTCGGATTGGTTCTCAGCTAACCATCCAATTGAATATTCAGAGACAACAAAAGGTTTGAGATGGATCATACCCCGTCAAAAGCTTCCATGGAAAAAGAATGGCAGTCCAACCTGGCCTAACCATGTTTATTTGGCTGACAAAAATTTCTACAGATTACCCCTTGGATTTCCCTATCATATAAGAGATGACACTTCATTTAATCTAGATTTAACTTATTCTTTCGATTTGCAAGATCAACGACCCTTTCTTGCTGTAATAGACCCAAACTTTGCTTGGCTTCATGAACATAATATAAGCATGAAAAGTGCGCCATACGGACTACCGCTTAATTCCAGAGAGTATTTCACTAATTTTTTGGTTGGTATCTGTTATCTAGCATCCATAGTTAAGTTATTAACTATAATCTGTAAGATATTATTAGAGCTATATTTACATGTCCTGCAGAGAGGAGAGCCGCTGTCTGCTAGCAATGTTGTGAAGAGAATGGCAAATTACAAAGG GTGGGAAGACTTGGAGATGAACTTGTTCTTTCTTGGAGTAGGAGGCGGCAGTTTGTTTATGATTCATATTCTAATTTTGCTTTTCCTAAGATGGAGAATTGGAGCATCATCAGCTCATGGGATACTTTCATTTCCTAGGTTTGAGCTTCTTCTTCTGATTCTCGCATTACCTTGCGTCTCTCAGGCATCAGCATTTGTTATGAGAG GCGGTACAGTTGGAGGAATCATCACTGGTGCTTTGTTGCTGGTTATTCCAGCAGCACTTATTTTCTCAGTtagcatttttcttttaattgctGTCTTCCCAGGCAGTTTTGCTCAGTATAAGGAAATGAGGCATGTGGATATAACAGAATCATGGTATACAAAGCTATGGCTCTTCTTCATTGGTAGGCCAGTATTTGGAAAATGGTTTTTTGGGGAAGGACTGCCTTCCTCTTTTCTTCCACGCTTTGGAATCCTATTTGAGGATCGAAAAGGTCCTCCATTATATGTCTTTGTCGATCAAAATGACCCTAGCACCAGACTGAAATGGACTGGAAGTGGCCAAACTGGGATAGGCAGAATGAGGGCTCTAAGCTCAGATGAAAGCAATGAAGAAATCAAAACACCCTTAGCAAGGAGAATATTAGGGTGTGTTAGATCATCCTACATTATTCTTGATCTTCTAAGAAGAGTCAGCTTGGGTATCATATCTGGAGCTCGATCTTCTCAAACATCAAGGAAAAGCCATTTTGCACTGGTGATCACATTATTACAGTTCATATTCCTGTTTCTTCTCAAACCATATATCAGAAGGGGAGTTCAGGTGGTAGAAAGTATTTCTCTATTGTGTGAGGTAGGCATTTTTGGTTTGTCCATCGCTTCTAATCATTTGAATCCCTTAGAAGCAAGGAATCCGGGATATATAATGTTGGCTCTCCTCTTCCTAACCTTCATTGCTCAAATTATAAATGAGTGGTATGCACTGATAAAATGCATTTTAGGACTCTCTAGGCCTAAGAGGAATTCTTTCAGGCTTGGATTGAAGTTTGCTGCTAAAGGTCTTGTATTGCCTTTCCTTCCAAGGAAGCATTGGTCAGGAGTTATACCTAATTCTTCCCAAATGAAAACAGGCTTATCCACCATCCTGCCTCCAGAAACAGAATTCGTAACAAGAGATGCAACAATAGAAAATGTAGAACCTTATAGGGCCATGACAGCCACAGTTGTTCCTGTGCTAAGCCCTGGTTCACCATCAGACCTGGATGTTACTCTGAGAACAAGTTCCACTCCTGCAGAAGCAACACTTACTGAGCAGAGAGCAGGAAAAGGGAAAACATCGAAATGTGAACGAAAGAACGAGCTGAAGAAGCTGAGGGAGCTAGCAAAAGCTAGTTTTGCAGGCGTTTCGAAGAGCGATGAAGGTAGAAGTGCAAgctataaatttaaagagcAAAATTTCTCTCCTAAAACGTCATGTCATCCTCAAGCCTCCACTTCTAAAACCAGAGACTAA